A section of the Humulus lupulus chromosome 2, drHumLupu1.1, whole genome shotgun sequence genome encodes:
- the LOC133818516 gene encoding uncharacterized protein LOC133818516, whose translation MASLTPGVLIKLLQSINSNIKVRGDYRSVLLQVISIVPAISGSELWPDHGFFLKVSDSSHSTYVSLSKEDNELILNNKLQLGQFFYVDRVEGGTPVPTLEGVRPVPGRHAFVGNPKDLMQMLEPSENPAQADHFEGTNGSRSKELVEVKEENTRQKIVIKEEKAVVASRYMQGFTTSNAKSSGVDSNGSAGKSNDNESDGKKSGMMRGKQPEQNSRACPVTPRIRPDTLSSRPDFVISNTKETQVPPKSTSTKRLLSKQENVNLNLSSNNRDRNYSPEALLWSSLPANLLKPGKGMLRRRNLASLVATEAQKEAAKAATLVKCLSMFAELCSSASPENPHLSFNTFFMLSKIIDQLNEIIPLKDKAFPLNTISSPPNIEKPIGKKITSSVTRKSTMRATKNPVEVSGFEKLEWAKGESTKDIKELRELLLSETSSWFLKFLDAALDDGFRLNTQEKKGKNSVGRRVEPDNHIAITLSQLKNANEWLEKLKNNSSSENDGLVETVNRLKKKVYSCLLGHVESAASALENRSDRG comes from the exons ATGGCATCTCTTACACCTGGAGTGCTAATAAAGCTTCTTCAGAGTATTAACTCCAATATAAAGGTTCGTGGAGATTATCGGTCAGTTCTCTTGCAAGTGATCAGCATTGTCCCTGCTATATCTGGCTCTGAACTATGGCCAGACCATGGCTTCTTCCTCAAAGTCTCCGATTCTTCTCATTCGACGTATGTTTCGCTCTCGAAGGAAGACAATGAGCTTATCTTGAACAACAAGTTACAGCTTGGCCAGTTCTTCTATGTGGATAGAGTAGAGGGTGGGACACCAGTTCCAACTCTTGAAGGGGTTAGACCAGTTCCAGGACGACACGCTTTCGTGGGGAACCCCAAGGATTTGATGCAAATGTTAGAGCCATCAGAGAATCCGGCTCAGGCTGATCATTTTGAGGGAACCAACGGTTCAAGATCTAAAGAGTTGGTGGAAGTGAAGGAGGAAAACACAAGACAAAAGATTGTCATCAAGGAAGAAAAAGCAGTTGTTGCATCCCGGTATATGCAAGGTTTTACCACATCAAACGCCAAATCTAGTGGAGTAGATTCCAACGGATCAGCTGGAAAGAGTAATGACAACGAGAGTGATGGAAAGAAATCTGGCATGATGAGAGGAAAGCAACCAGAGCAAAATAGTCGG GCATGTCCAGTGACTCCTAGGATTCGACCTGATACACTCTCATCAAGGCCAGATTTTGTTATATCTAATACCAAAGAGACTCAGGTGCCACCTAAGAGCACTTCTACCAAACGCTTGTTGAGTAAACAGGAAAACGTGAACTTGAATTTGTCATCAAACAACAGAGACAGGAATTATTCTCCTGAAGCGCTTCTCTGGTCTTCTTTGCCTGCTAATCTTTTAAAGCCTGGAAAG GGAATGCTTAGGAGGAGGAACTTAGCTTCTTTGGTCGCAACAGAAGCTCAAAAAGAAGCAGCCAAAGCTGCAACACTTGTCAAGTGCCTCAG TATGTTTGCTGAACTTTGCTCATCTGCCTCACCTGAGAATCCCCACCTCTCTTTCAACACTTTCTTCATGCTTAGCAAGATCATTGATCAATTAAATGAGATCATTCCATTGAAGGATAAAGCATTTCCTTTAAATACAATCTCCTCACCTCCAAACATAGAGAAACCAATTGGAAAAAAGATTACAAGTTCTGTAACTCGTAAAAGTACAATGAGGGCAACCAAGAATCCTGTTGAAGTAAGTGGATTTGAGAAACTAGAATGGGCTAAAGGAGAGAGTACAAAAGATATCAAAGAGCTAAGAGAGCTTCTCTTGAGTGAAACAAGTTCTTGGTTTCTTAAATTTTTGGATGCAGCTTTAGATGATGGCTTTCGTCTCAACACCCAAGAGAAGAAAGGTAAGAACAGTGTAGGACGGCGAGTTGAGCCAGACAACCACATTGCTATCACATTATCACAGCTTAAGAATGCAAATGAGTGGTTAGAAAAACTGAAAAACAACTCAAGCTCGGAGAATGATGGATTAGTGGAGACCGTTAATCGGCTGAAGAAAAAAGTATATTCTTGTTTGCTTGGTCACGTGGAGTCTGCAGCATCCGCCCTTGAGAACCGATCTGATCGAGGTTGA